TGACGGAGGGTTCAGTCTGAGATGTCACAGTCCTGACTGTTGTACTCTGCTGTCTCCATCTTCAGGATGTAGGGAATGATGCTGTCGATGGAGACGTTGCCTATTAAACCGGTGAAGAAGAGCTCCTCTGTGATGTTGGAGTTCATGAGGCGCAGCGCTGGCAGTCGAGTCAGGATGCGAGTCAATCTGGGAAGCGCGTATTTAAGCAAATATCTTTCTTTCTGacctattttttaaaaagaaatcaaCAAGACTTTGAGCACAAAAGAGTGTGTACCTGTAGGTGTCATCGGGGTATGTTTTCTGCACGTAGTCCTGGAGCTCCATCAAAGCTTTCTCCTGGTACTTCTCAATCTGCCCACTGCTGTCCACCCCAGGGTGATCTGAGCAGAAAAACACCACTTTAAAATCACTCCTAACCATGTGACACTCCACAGGAGTAGACAGTGACTGACCAGGACTGAACAGCACGATGGCTTTCAGATAAGCATATTCATAGCTGTCGGTTTCCAACTTCGTCATGCTGTTGCAAAACTCCTGGAACTTCCAAATGTGCTCCATCACCTGCTTCACCCGCTCCCCTGAAAGTTTCTCTGCAAAAGAAGCCAAGCTTTTTTACCTGCTTTATTGCCAACTGAGCGAGGAAGTACTGGGTACCATGAGTAAATGCTAAACAACAACATACCGTCCTGGATGTTGCTCTGCAGGTGGTTGATGATGGCCGTCAGGATGGTGGACAGGTTCATCACATGAGCGCACTGAGCCAGTCCCAGAGTGAACAGCTCATTCCAACTGGCTCGCACCAAACTGGTGTTGGCCTCCTGACTGCAGCGGAGTtatagaggggtgactgagtgAGTAGAAACGTTAAAGCCAGAGCAGAATATACAATCACTTCGGTGCTCTAACCCAAGAGAGGAGAAGGCAGGGATGGATCGTGCCCAGTgcatggagaggaagaggagcctgGACGCTGACTCACAGATGTAGTGGACGTTGAGATATTCGGGGATGGGGCTTGGCATGGTCAGCTAGAAGAATGAAGACTTTATTATCTTGTTTCACTGGAGTAATATCCTCTACCTCTCTTCTACCTTGAAGCTGACATGGCTGTCTGTCAGCAGAGGACCTTCCACCTCGATGATGGGAGTGTCCTGGTCCCGGCCGATCAGCTGAATTGTTGTCCCGCTGACACACTCTGTCTTGTCCATCTCAGGTGGATTGAACACTTTGGCCAAGGTGTCGAAGGCACTGTGGCACATAGTATGAATCTTAATGAACCGAAACTTTGTTTCTCCGCTTCTGTGAGTCGCCTGACCGAGTTATGTCGCTGGCTTTTTGCTCGTCCTGGTGGCAGTCTGAGGTATCGCCGTTGCTCAGGTTCTCTCTTAATGAATCGCTCAAGTGGGCCAAGGAGGTCACCACGTTCGCCAGGGTCCCCAAATCTCCCTGGCCAGGATCCATCTGATAGAGGAAACCACTTATGATTCAGTTGCTTGAATCATCAGATGATGTTTTGCCCTCATTGTGACTAGGTCTTTCTACCTTATGGTCTGATGCTAGCAGCAGAGTTCCATCACTGTTCATGATGGGCTGCTGGATGTTGACCAGCATCCCCTGGTCCAGCAGGCTGGATCTGCATTTGACATACTTATGTCAATCTGAATAAACAACAACACGCAGCTCAGACTTGCTACTCACCTGGAGCCATCCATTTCTGCATCGGAGATAAAGGTCGGCGTAGCAATTAGGGGGCTGTTAAGGTCTTTGCGAATATAGATCTTCTGGGTGGAGGCGGCACAGTTGGCATGCTTCTCTCGGGGTACCACTTCAATTGGCTTCCTCTCACTCTGGACCGCTGTCGGCAAACATATTTTAACTTTCAGAGTCATCTCTCTGATAACTAGGCTCCTATTTCCAGCTGCACAGACCATCTGAATATGAGAGGGGAGCTGGAATCCACACTCACAATCAGTCTTCATTCCCATCTTCAGACATTTCCGCAACCGACAGAACTGGCAACGGTTGCGATGGTGTTTGTTAATGACACAGTCCTGTTTGCTTCGGCAGCTGTAGGTCAGATTCTTCCTCACACTACGCTTGAAGAAGCCTTTACATCCCTCACAGCTGACGGCGCCGTAGTGGCGACCTGAAGAAAGAGAAAGTAGCTAATGTTTAACATGTACACATGTTGAACACCTGCCATCCTTCCATGAGTACCTGAGGCCTTgtctccacacacaacacagtacTCTGCAGGCTGCGGTCGGTTCAAATCCCCAGGCTGTACTAGCAACCGTTCCATTGATAAAGGATCAGTGACAATCTGGAGCAAAAGACAAGAGCAAAATGGCATGTGAAACAAAAGTTTAAATCCAAACAGATTTGTCATGGAACAGACTTCACCTGTATCCTTCCTGGTATCAGACTGTCAGCCGAAGTGAAAATCAGCTGCTTGGGGTTGTGGCTGTCTGGTGAAGCAAGAATGACCTTTCCTCCACCAGAGCCATTTGCTGTGGTCAGAATAAACTGTTGTTTGGGAGCACTGGACGGGCTCATAGCAGTCACAATCTGAATCTTCTGCCCTGTCTGTTGGTCTGTTACAATCTGAGTAAGTGAAAAGAAACACGCTACTGAACCAAACAAGAGAGCTGTTTAATAAAGAGGACGAATTGCATTGATGCTATTTCGTAATTACCTGGATTTGCTGCGGCGTTGCAACACCATCAGCAGAAATGACTTGAAAGCGTTGCGGTGACTGACTCTTTGAGTCTGATGGGGAAGGTGATACCTGCCAAATGTTGCTCAATACTTTATCATGCAAGAAATATGTCTGCAAAACCAGGGAATTTATGCACAACCAACCGTTTTATTTCACTTGTACGTTTTTGTTTCCATAAATTGTAATGCTtcataaaagaaaataacataTGAAATTGATGAAAAGTGTACATGTAAGCACAACATAGAGCCCACTATTGAATCACGTATGAGGAGAAAGTGTTGTTAGACTTACCTCTGCCTCATGCTTAAAGTCTACATTCTGCTGTGAGAGCAGATTCAGGTTGGCTGTCATGATGATATAAGGTCATTAGTGAAGTCTGTAGGGATAAAGGGGAGGCGAATTATTTATCTAATGCAGATaaaattttttatatatatatatatatatatatatatatatatatatatataaggctAACAGCATCActgagaaatatatatatatagactgcTGTTACAACCTACGTCTACTGGCCAGCACAGTAGTTActgtgctatatatatatatatatatatatatatatatatatatatatatatatatatatatatatatatatatatatatatatatatatatataatttattattttattgccaATATAATGTATTCATTCGGACAGATTTTATAAAGACAGAATGTAACCTTTACAAAGCCAATATATTTTACGGTAAATGACCATTCAATTCAATGTGTAATCTCATTAGATCAATATTAAAAAGGAGTCAACGTTTGCCTGTGAATTTAAGAGCGGTCAGTGAGGACGAGGAGTCTGATTGGTCTGATTAGAAGTCCATCAATACTTCGATATCCAACCGCAATACTCgtcacaaaactgaacaaaatggAGAATTTGGAAAATAGCCAACAACAAGATACATATATATTGAACTGGAGAAATATCATTAGTGTTGTTCTCCGTTCAAATGACAAGATGACACGTGTTTTTCTGAGTGGTTCTTGTAAATCAGGACAGAATGTTTTGTCCTCTGTCCCCGCGATGGCAAAGGTAACAGGGTCGAGTTCATCTCCATCAGCTGGACGGTGTTAGCAGCGAAACACATCCACCCACCGACAGGCTGTCAGGCTGTCATGGGTTGTTTTGTTGGAAACCAGTCTGGTGCTACATGACAGACGCCTCGCGGTCCCGGTCCCGGTGTCTGCCCTCGGAGTCGGGCAGGAAGACAGCTCTGAATTGGCTAGTTAGCATTGTAGCCAGGATGTTAGCTGCGCTCCTTTATCACCCGGTAATACGATGTGTGCTTTTCAGGACAACAATGACACTTACCTCCGTCACTTCGAGTGGCACGACAGAGCAGAGCCGGTGCGTTATTCCCTAAATAAAATGTGTGGTCCTCCTGCGAAGGGTCATAGTTCGTGACCCCGCACCGCAGCGAGAGGaggtttttttccttcctctctcgcGGCCCCGCGCGCCTCCTCCACCACCCCAGGCGCGAGCCAGACACAGGTGACGTCACCGTGTCTGCGCACCGCGCCACTTTGTCATTTCTGCGttgtttacatgtttgtttacgttggAAGTAGCTGCTTGTTCTGTGTCACGTTGGCAGCAGTCTGTATAACTCAATGGGGACTGCGATTGTAACAAAAAAATGAGGATTATATTGTTTAGTCATAGCaatggacttaaaaaaaaaaaacatttttccaacTTTTAAATACTGTCACGTGTTTTCACCAATAATACAAgattatctaaaaaaaaaatctatcaaaaTAATCTCcccctttttatttttgacaccaGTATGACCGAATGTGTACCAGATAGCGATCTACGTcgtctgtttatttattgtttgccGTAAATAAAACGGTATTTTCAATAACCCACATGACTGCGACTGGGTTCGCCATGCTAAAAgacaggacagaagaaaaatcgatttttttcatgacattataTGCATAAAACATGTGTCAAACATTATTTTATCTATTTGAttgtcaatatatatttttttattttttaacttttaattttttattatatatatatataataaattaaaagtaaaaaaataaaaatatatatatattgactatatatatatg
This portion of the Synchiropus splendidus isolate RoL2022-P1 chromosome 18, RoL_Sspl_1.0, whole genome shotgun sequence genome encodes:
- the nr2c2 gene encoding nuclear receptor subfamily 2 group C member 2 isoform X1; this encodes MTANLNLLSQQNVDFKHEAEVSPSPSDSKSQSPQRFQVISADGVATPQQIQIVTDQQTGQKIQIVTAMSPSSAPKQQFILTTANGSGGGKVILASPDSHNPKQLIFTSADSLIPGRIQIVTDPLSMERLLVQPGDLNRPQPAEYCVVCGDKASGRHYGAVSCEGCKGFFKRSVRKNLTYSCRSKQDCVINKHHRNRCQFCRLRKCLKMGMKTDSVQSERKPIEVVPREKHANCAASTQKIYIRKDLNSPLIATPTFISDAEMDGSRSSLLDQGMLVNIQQPIMNSDGTLLLASDHKMDPGQGDLGTLANVVTSLAHLSDSLRENLSNGDTSDCHQDEQKASDITRAFDTLAKVFNPPEMDKTECVSGTTIQLIGRDQDTPIIEVEGPLLTDSHVSFKLTMPSPIPEYLNVHYICESASRLLFLSMHWARSIPAFSSLGQEANTSLVRASWNELFTLGLAQCAHVMNLSTILTAIINHLQSNIQDEKLSGERVKQVMEHIWKFQEFCNSMTKLETDSYEYAYLKAIVLFSPDHPGVDSSGQIEKYQEKALMELQDYVQKTYPDDTYRLTRILTRLPALRLMNSNITEELFFTGLIGNVSIDSIIPYILKMETAEYNSQDCDISD
- the nr2c2 gene encoding nuclear receptor subfamily 2 group C member 2 isoform X2, with product MTANLNLLSQQNVDFKHEAEVSPSPSDSKSQSPQRFQVISADGVATPQQIQIVTDQQTGQKIQIVTAMSPSSAPKQQFILTTANGSGGGKVILASPDSHNPKQLIFTSADSLIPGRIQIVTDPLSMERLLVQPGDLNRPQPAEYCVVCGDKASGRHYGAVSCEGCKGFFKRSVRKNLTYSCRSKQDCVINKHHRNRCQFCRLRKCLKMGMKTDSVQSERKPIEVVPREKHANCAASTQKIYIRKDLNSPLIATPTFISDAEMDGSSLLDQGMLVNIQQPIMNSDGTLLLASDHKMDPGQGDLGTLANVVTSLAHLSDSLRENLSNGDTSDCHQDEQKASDITRAFDTLAKVFNPPEMDKTECVSGTTIQLIGRDQDTPIIEVEGPLLTDSHVSFKLTMPSPIPEYLNVHYICESASRLLFLSMHWARSIPAFSSLGQEANTSLVRASWNELFTLGLAQCAHVMNLSTILTAIINHLQSNIQDEKLSGERVKQVMEHIWKFQEFCNSMTKLETDSYEYAYLKAIVLFSPDHPGVDSSGQIEKYQEKALMELQDYVQKTYPDDTYRLTRILTRLPALRLMNSNITEELFFTGLIGNVSIDSIIPYILKMETAEYNSQDCDISD